From Venturia canescens isolate UGA chromosome 3, ASM1945775v1, whole genome shotgun sequence:
GTCTCGGTTCCGCGAATAATATTTCtctatacatttatatttacGCCGTATGCTTAGTActtatacgtatataaataaattattgttgtataaatgaattatttacaaaGCGCTGGACAAGAAATATCGCGACGATTAATAAAATggttaatttttgaaaacgtttttttgtcaCGCGGTTACTTCAAAAGCGTTCGCCGTTTGCAGTAAAAAGCGAAATATTATTTCCTCGTGCCCCCTGAAAATGCGTCGCCGAATCATTCGACTTTTTCTCACTTCATTTCATAACTTCATTTCACAATCTCGCTCGAGCGTTGTTGCAAGCGTTATTATTTAAGAAGTCATCGAAGTTGGTCCGGGTTTCGCATTTCTCCTCGTTCACGAACCTCCTTTTCGGCTTTTCTTTGGCTTTTTCAGCTTTCGAGTCATTTCCGATTGGCCGGCTTTTCGGTTGCGCCGATTTGCAGCCGCGCGCTTTACCTGGCCGATTTAATCGACTCATGAACCCACGTGGGACTGCTCTGCTTCTCGAAACAGGCGCTCGGTTGCGTGGAAAATATTTGGCAGTTGTTTAACTTTAGTGATGCAGCTCCAGTCGGCAGAAACCGACTCCGGTCGGAGAGCTtaagatttttcgatttttcagccGCTTTCAACGCTTCGACTAACCGCtgactttcttttttctttctttctcgcctGCATGTGCTTCCGCGTTGTAAACTAACTGGAAAACTGATCTCCGGCGTTGCTAATGAACCTGCGCTCGCTCCGCAAAACCTTGACCCGATCGTCGCCCCGAATCCTCGACAACCTGAAACCCCGAATCCTCTGGGAGCAGAAAATTATTACGAAGAGTCTGATTGCTACGAGGCGGCGGAGGCTCCGGTGTACGAAGTGGTTCGGGAGGAGGAGCACTGGAAACAGCAACGAGCGTCGAGCTCGACGTCGACGAGGAGCAGGAATTTGGTGTGGCCGCCGGTGAAGCAGATCGAAGACGTAACTTACCCGACGGCGAGTCCGATTTGGATCGACCCCAATCCGGTTTTGGAGCGGCGTCCGCGCCACAACGTGCGAGAAAAGCGAGCGACGCTCCAGGAAGCTGCGGACAGTCGTTGCGGGAGCCGGTGCGGAAGCCGTTGCGGCAGCAGGTACGAGGAGCGGGAGTACGAAAGACATTCGCTCGCTTCGTCGTCCGCGAGGATAACCAGCAACCGAGAAATGAGCGCGGACCGAGGCAGCTGCGCGCATCCGTTTTTCCGGAAAACGGAAGTGTCGGAAACGCGACGAGAGTGTCGAGCGCCGGTTTACACGCCGCGCTCGAGCTCCGCCGAGGGAATGCGTCGGTCTCTGACACCGACGAGGATCTCGCAACCGGTGCCGAAGCCCTGGGTCGCCACGGTTTCATCGGGAACGAGTTTCTACGGCCACGTAGAAGGGCCCCCGCAACCGGAGGTCGAAACGGTCTGCACGAGGACTTGTCGGTGTCAGATCCTCTGCGAAAGAACCTCCGGGCCGCAGGGACCCGGCCACGAGCAGCGACACACTTACCGCGAAGTTTCTTGCGAGGTGTGCCGGCCACCGGTGGCTCAGCAACAAGTGTGCAGACATCCGGGGCCCCCTGAGCCGGAAGTGCCGAAGGAAGTGCCCCGGGAGGACGACGAGGAGGTGGTCGATCTGTCCAAAGTGGTGCCGCCCGACGTCGCCATCTGCCCGAAAGGTGTCGAGTCCCAGCACAACCTCTTCACGGAAACGATGGAGAAGGACGTCGGTGACATACACATTAAGAAAACGACGATTTACGAGAAGACTGTGGAGGTGCTGTCGCCCGATCGCGCCAGGTCACCGGAGCCCGAGGAGCAGCGGCATCAGCCAGCAGAGTCCGTCGAGCCGCGCCAGGCGACCTCGGAGGAGGAGACGTGTCAGCGAAGTTCAGCGACGCTGGATCGCGAGGTGGAGAACATTTCTGAGCGAAGAACCAGCGTGGAGAACATTTCTGAGCGAAGGACGAGCGCGGATAACACCACGGAGCGGAGAACAACGGTGGGGTCAACGGAAGCCTTGACCTCGGCTATCAGCACCGCGCAAATGATGGAAAATGCGAAAAGAGAAGAGGAAGCTCAGCGAGCCGAGTACGCCAAGGTCTGCCGCGAGGAGCAAGAGCGTCTCCGTCGACTGGAGCAAGAGTGCCAGGAGCAGGAGCGCCGTTACGAGGAAGAAAAGGCTCGCAGGAAAGAGCGCAAGCGCGTCGCGTTCAGCGGGCAGCAAGCCTGCAAGGTTCTGCAAGAGAGTTGGGTACCGGAGCAGTACACCGAGCGCACCGTCTACGGCAACGAGCAGGAGGCCGCGGAACAGCAAGAAGAGAGACCCGGCGAGGAGCGCTACCGGGAGCTGAAGGAAGAGATCCAGATCCAAGAGGACTTGGAGCAGCTCGAGCAGCAGCGCCGCCAGAGTCTCCGGGAGCAGGTCGAAGTGCACCAGTGTTTGAGGGAGCAGCAACAGCCAACGCCGACCGAGAAGCGACCGAGTCTCCAGGAGCGCAGACTCAGCGCGAGGTTCCGGGACACGGCTGCGGACCGCCAAGCCCGGGAGGAACAGTACCAACGGCAGGGATGCGAGGCAGCGCCGCAGCAGCCCGCCCCGGCTCCCGAAACGACAGAAACTTGCCAGAGGAAACACGTCCAGTTCACGGCTCAGTCTGAAACTGTGACGAGACAATTGCCTCCGTCGACGATCAAGAACGCAACTGCCAAGGAATGGAAGTCCGGAATGCTCCAAGCGCTGACGACCGCCCCGGCTCGAGCTTACTCCCCCTTCGATGCCTCCTCGACTCGGCAAACCGACAGCGGCGAATCGACGTCGAGAACGGTTTACAGCAGAGAAGTAAAGTATCAGGAAAGCTGCAGGCCGTGTCCGCAGCCCCCGGCACCCCGGTACGAGGAGGCCAGGCCAGTCTCCCCTTTCCAGGCCGCGCTCCAAACAGCCCCGGAACGTCCTTACACGCCCCTCGGTCGCGAGTCGGGAGAGGGTTGCGACAGAGTGATCTGCGTCGATCGATCCCAGACTCCGGTTAACTGGACGACGAGCGAGGGCTACTGCCACCCCGCCGAGATCCTCTACACCGACGACAAGACCCGGGAGGCGAGATCGAGAGAGCGGAATTTGAGGAGAGTCGATGGTCCCCAGCCTCTGCCTACGCCGCCGCCGGACTATCGATTGAGGGACGCCACGCCGTCGCCAGCGCGCTCCTCCAGACCGGGCACTCCGAAGGATCGCTCGCTCATGACCGGCTTGAAGAAGCCTGGAACGATTCCGTCCTATCAGAGGTACCTCGTCTCCATGCAGCACGACGCCATGGACGCTCAGCCTTTCGTACCGAGCCGATCCCCAACGccgaatcgcaacaaatcccCCGCCCAGGGCCCGCCGGAGGCTCCGGTGTGCTTCGCGAAGGCGCACGCTCCCAGGATCCGGGACAGTCCGCCACCCTGCAAGCGAGCTACTTCCACTTGCCGTCAACAACAAACCTCCTCGTATTCTTGCTACGCGCCGGAGAGAGAAGCTCTTTCTTATCACGTCGAAGAAGACACCCCATCCGGACATCGGGCCTACCACGGGGTGCGCCAGTCCTACTACTCGGACGACTCACGATCCGCGGACGTTGAACGCTACTGCGAAACTCAAAGATCCCAGCAATACGAATGTcgggaagaaaaaaccagCGTCCCGCCTCCGTACGAACCCGAGGAACCACCGAGCTGCGCCATCAGCAAGGACAACCGAGTCCAGCCTTCGCTCTCCTGTCCCCTGGCCCACTGCTCCGGCTCCGAGAGGTTCCCCAGGACCGGAGTCCGCGTTTTGCCGCCCTGCCCGCCGCCCGGGAGCTGCACCCAGTCCTACGAGACCCGGCGACACTGCCACCAGGAACGCCAAACGACAAGGAGCAGCGTTTACACGACGCAGCAGTCGAGCGACAGCTGCGCCGATTCGGGAGTCACGATAATGCCGTGCAAAACTACGACGAACTCCGGGACCAAGGCCGGGATCGTGATAATGCCCTGCGAAGGTGACGACAACGCGGCCTGCTCCCGTGCCGGCATTTGCGTCACTCCGACCCGCGACAGGTCCGGGGTCTGCGTGTCGCCCGTCGCGCATCAACGATCGACCTCCAACTGCGCCAAGGGCGGCCAACGATCGGGCGGCTCCACCATCGACATCGGCGGTTGTCCAGCTTCCGGAGTCCGCGTGGCCGCCTGTAACGACGGATCGATCTGCGTCGCGCCGTGCTCCATCCCAGGATACTCCTCTGTCAAATGCCCTAAACCGATCCTCAAGAGCCCTTGCCCCAAGGTCCCTTATCCCCAGATTCCTCTGCCCAACGAGGGCCAGGAATCCTCCACGACCTACGACTCCTCCACCGTGGAAATTCAAGCCTCCGCATGCCCACCCGAGAGCCTCACGACCACCTGCACCGTTACGGAACAGCAGAGCTTCCAGCCCATCCCCGAACGCCGCACTAACCTCAGCAATCAGCTCACCCGCTTGACGCTCAAACGTGACAAGCAACACGTTGTCCAGCTTTTCAAACCCCAGGCCCAAGCCTCCGCTCAATGCCTCGTTACCGACACCCTTCGTCAAACTAAAAGCCAATATTACGGATCCCAGAATCCCGGACCAAATTGTAAGACCCAAAGAAACGTAGACCCACCAAATTTGTCGTCCCAACCGGATTTAGGTAGCGGCTTCGGCGGATCCGGCCCCGGTGGCAGAGCGGGCAAATTCGCTGGAAGCACGGCACCGAAACGTGGTCGAGGAATTCTCAATCAGGCAGGCGGACCAGGATCTCGTCAACCTCTTTGCGCTCATTGCAGCTCTTACGTCAGGTAGAGATGACCGATTTCGCCGATGTTCGAGTGGTCTTTGATCCTAAAATCCTCTCGTGTGACGTCCCCTTAACAGGCATGACTCCAGATCTTCCGTTGAGCCCGAACGATCAGTGACATTTTGGGCTCCTAGCCGGGTTGCTTAGCTCCTCATTTGGACGTTGTCCagccgttttattttttccagcaAGCCTAGTCCCTTTCGTGTTTTGCCACTAAATTTTGATGCACGTTTCCAACAGCTAACGGAGAAAAGACTAATTGCCTGAAAAACGGTCACGCcttgaaaaaagtttgctgcacttgcaacaaagacatAACGAGGTTTGTAAATTCCATGTTTTCCTATTAATCGCTGCACGCTTTCCGAGCGTTCTGTAcatccaacgaaataatccTGGTCGATGATCGAATATGGAGTTTTGAAGTTTGCTTTCTTCACGACCAAACCAGGGGACCATTCATCACAGCCCTTGGCCAGATCTGGTGTCCGGAACACTTTGTCTGCGTGAACTCGCAATGTCGTCGAGCCCTGCAGGACATTGGTTTCGTCGAGGAAAAAGGTCAACTCCACTGCGAGTATTGCTTCGAGCGTTTCATTGCTCCAGGATGCGACAAGTGCAACAACAAAATTAAGGGCGTAAGTCGTCAATTTTCGATCCAGCGTTGCCAAAACCGTGCAAATTATtcttgtcaaaa
This genomic window contains:
- the Zasp52 gene encoding PDZ and LIM domain protein Zasp — encoded protein: MAQLIGVKLSRFDGSPWGFRLQGGKDFGTPLIVQKVNGGSLAEQAGLRAGDAVIRVNSTDMFNLRHKDAQDVIVRSGNSFEMTVQRGGSTWRPSVSPVSASLPSPQPSAPASCVSPVTKTSLAAKKQDAPLIGSGHNFSPKPFLNGGSDGPIKSIVNKQYNSPVGIYSEETIAETLSAQAEVLAGGVLGVNFKKNERNYNAENSEVFKMVQEADKEPKTPEPAEPVVHSGVVTPSSPALTGLRSVQAPETKPQPTTPQSSLPPGQNICADCERLIVKIDFRQLSLVKPEGVLEPQISSYFAAQIVDRVSQGWSFELDVVVTSRTEFYSSMSHAVGGRATSPRSPTPLGRNLGQSQPFANSYESSAAGVATNERQLPIDHQRRDDDTYNQGPVTQPPSSFDTRTRDVTFCSNCDNPIVGVFVRIKDKNLHVECFKCSTCGTSLKNVGYYNINNKLYCDIHAKLVARQQAPSGMTPITVPPGGKAPAGTISAALSSLGGSGPLSPPLNSHSSPQAFSARLERRSSGDLGSPPRRLSRIEQPIYCESTRTISSNGARGIYDESDSYSREDPRNGRTYTSTITFRTGNEVGRSADVTSDVDLDDNRNPTNKALHESDLSFVHSPAFAQQTFVVSSSLSPPKSLESSRLNDAVDSPKKSFVVSSTLCPLKWSKNGSPESEKGELEKSVNELTIGGVNGWRNGNEEKRNESNLCDDHEAPVVNTFDVPRYHVTNHRLKMGTYSAYNRFPESPFSTSETPGPQSPEKLIIPEELRSREALEISNAIFNHRYRSIGRRLGNNDIPGVNGVEKTEANGTFVRSASLRLQNGNGKYKNGGSDEETGKDREIPGYRFLATNGRHLPIVSGLKNSVDASENLFLTSKRPTTDLTTTAQPFSSHTSKLSHTSNNISGPKPFGGSSIIAPSNYSSPPVQNSGSNTLPRPQTQTVTGRFSTLPMPKAKPFRVLSRLHVLPRCKLTGKLISGVANEPALAPQNLDPIVAPNPRQPETPNPLGAENYYEESDCYEAAEAPVYEVVREEEHWKQQRASSSTSTRSRNLVWPPVKQIEDVTYPTASPIWIDPNPVLERRPRHNVREKRATLQEAADSRCGSRCGSRCGSRYEEREYERHSLASSSARITSNREMSADRGSCAHPFFRKTEVSETRRECRAPVYTPRSSSAEGMRRSLTPTRISQPVPKPWVATVSSGTSFYGHVEGPPQPEVETVCTRTCRCQILCERTSGPQGPGHEQRHTYREVSCEVCRPPVAQQQVCRHPGPPEPEVPKEVPREDDEEVVDLSKVVPPDVAICPKGVESQHNLFTETMEKDVGDIHIKKTTIYEKTVEVLSPDRARSPEPEEQRHQPAESVEPRQATSEEETCQRSSATLDREVENISERRTSVENISERRTSADNTTERRTTVGSTEALTSAISTAQMMENAKREEEAQRAEYAKVCREEQERLRRLEQECQEQERRYEEEKARRKERKRVAFSGQQACKVLQESWVPEQYTERTVYGNEQEAAEQQEERPGEERYRELKEEIQIQEDLEQLEQQRRQSLREQVEVHQCLREQQQPTPTEKRPSLQERRLSARFRDTAADRQAREEQYQRQGCEAAPQQPAPAPETTETCQRKHVQFTAQSETVTRQLPPSTIKNATAKEWKSGMLQALTTAPARAYSPFDASSTRQTDSGESTSRTVYSREVKYQESCRPCPQPPAPRYEEARPVSPFQAALQTAPERPYTPLGRESGEGCDRVICVDRSQTPVNWTTSEGYCHPAEILYTDDKTREARSRERNLRRVDGPQPLPTPPPDYRLRDATPSPARSSRPGTPKDRSLMTGLKKPGTIPSYQRYLVSMQHDAMDAQPFVPSRSPTPNRNKSPAQGPPEAPVCFAKAHAPRIRDSPPPCKRATSTCRQQQTSSYSCYAPEREALSYHVEEDTPSGHRAYHGVRQSYYSDDSRSADVERYCETQRSQQYECREEKTSVPPPYEPEEPPSCAISKDNRVQPSLSCPLAHCSGSERFPRTGVRVLPPCPPPGSCTQSYETRRHCHQERQTTRSSVYTTQQSSDSCADSGVTIMPCKTTTNSGTKAGIVIMPCEGDDNAACSRAGICVTPTRDRSGVCVSPVAHQRSTSNCAKGGQRSGGSTIDIGGCPASGVRVAACNDGSICVAPCSIPGYSSVKCPKPILKSPCPKVPYPQIPLPNEGQESSTTYDSSTVEIQASACPPESLTTTCTVTEQQSFQPIPERRTNLSNQLTRLTLKRDKQHVVQLFKPQAQASAQCLVTDTLRQTKSQYYGSQNPGPNCKTQRNVDPPNLSSQPDLGSGFGGSGPGGRAGKFAGSTAPKRGRGILNQAGGPGSRQPLCAHCSSYVRGPFITALGQIWCPEHFVCVNSQCRRALQDIGFVEEKGQLHCEYCFERFIAPGCDKCNNKIKGDCLNAVGKHFHPECFNCSYCGKLFGNSPFFLEDGLPYCEADWNELFTTKCYACGFPVEAGDRWVEALNNNYHSQCFNCTMCKTNLEGQSFYAKGGRPFCKNHAR